In Acomys russatus chromosome 16, mAcoRus1.1, whole genome shotgun sequence, the DNA window ATGGCATCTACATTGCGGGAGGGGACCTGCCTGCACGGTACAAGGCTGAACAGCTGCACCTACACTGGTCACAGGAGGAGAACATGGGCTCAGAGCATAGCATTGATGGGCAACACTTTGCTATGGAGGTGAGGAGCCTTGGGAACTGCTGTCTCATTGGGTTCTGGGTAGGTACCCACCTAGGGCAGGAAGGGAAGTCCAGCTCCCCCTACCCCCCCGCCACCAACTCCTTCATCCACACCCCCTCCCTAGATGCACATCGTACACAGGAAGGAGACGTCTAGCGCTGATGCAGAGAACTCTGAGGACAAGATAGCAGTGCTAGCATTCATGGTTGAGGTAGGACTCCCATCCTCTCAATCCTAGAGGTTGCCTGTCCTCCTCCAAAAAGAGCTGCTTGTCCCCAGCAGCTCCCCAGAACCCCTCTCatattcccttccctcccattccAGGTGGGGAACCAGGTGAACGAGGGCTTCCAGCCCCTGGTGGAGGCCCTGTCCAGTATCTCCAAACCCAGTGAgtcaggaggagggagggacagcagGGCAGAGGGTGCAGCTGGGGCAggcagctgctttttttttttttttttttttttcttgttttttcaagacagggtttcactgttagagccttggctgtcctggactcactttgtagaccaggccggcctcgaactcacagtgacccacctgcctctgcctccagagtgctgggattataggtgtgtgccaccacacctggcggcGCAGGCAGCCGCTTTAAAGAGAGCCTTAGGTAAGGGACTTTGTTCCCTACCCCAGACACAAACACCACGATGGAGGAGAGCAGCCTGTGGGACATGCTTCCCAAGAAGGAGAAATTGGTCCACTACTTCCGTTACCTGGGCTCACTGACCACACCCGAATGTGATGAGACCGTCATCTGGACTGTGTTCCAGGACCCCATTAAACTCCACAAAGACCAGGTACCCAGGCTCAGGCCAAGGTGCAGTCTCCTGTATGGAGCCCAGCTCCTTAAAGCCCTGTCTGCTTGCTTCACAGGtccctggggtggggaggtgagaaTCGTTGAGTCAGTCTTTGGGTTTCCACTGGGGCAGACAGACAAGAAGGGGAGCTCTGTGTGCCACTTTCCTGAGTGGAGGGCCCAGTGAGAAGTCATGGAAAGAGTACTCAGAATGGGCTTCCAGAGAAGGGAGCAAGAGTTGGCTGGTTAGTTGGGGAACCAGTGTATTCCAGGGAGAGTTCAAATTGGAGGAAGTCAACACTCAAGTTGACAATAGCCTCTGGAGAGACAGCAGGAAACCCAGAGGACCAAAATCTCTTAGGTTCGTAGCCGTGGTTCTCAAGGTGACCAACATCTTCACCAGAGAGAATTTTCTAGAAACGCCTATTCTTAGGCTCGCTCGAGATCCATTGAATCAAGTATTCTGGGGCCAAGGGCCAGGCATCCTTCAGTGGGTGTTAAAGGATACTCACCTTCAAGAACCACggttaccatagcaacagagacAAAAACAAGCCTAAAAAGCtatcagaggaaagggaaagacagTGGCACTCAGCTCCCCACAGCACCACACTCTTGGGAGTCGTTCTGTGCTCCTCTCTTCCGTTCTGAGGCGAGGTGCTTGGGCTGCCTGAGGTCACGCAGCAAGGAGCATGGCTCCGTCTGCTGAGCCCGGTCTCTTTCACAGTTCCTGGAATTCTCCAAGGAGCTGTATTATGACCAAGAACAGAAGCTGAACATGAAGGACAACGTGAGGCCCCTGCAGCAGCTAGGAGACCGCCAGGTGTTCAAGTCCCGTGCTCCAGGACAGCTGCCGTCTTTGCCCCTGATGGCTCTCGTGGTCCCTACACTCACCTGCCTGGTGGTcagcttcctccagtgatggTCCTCTTCTGGAtatgtgacctctgacctcagcctttaTGTCTCTCCTAAAGGATATGGTTCTTTCCTTGGACCTTCCATGTTGGATGTCAGGGACTATTAAAATAGGagtagctggctgtggtggtgcgcacctttaaccCTAGCCCTTGGTGGGGGCAGAGAGACATGTGGACCTCAGACCTCTACCCCGTCCCcccaaattaaacaaaataaaataatggatatATTTTTGGAGAAACTCtttgcaagtcttttttttttttttttttttttttgaaacgcTGCAATTACTCTGTTCCCTTCACCTCATTCCTGACAGGGGAGAGACCCTAAGGTCTGGAGATTTCTCCCAAATAGGTATGATcctgtctgtgtatgtgaatgcCCTATCAATACACACACAACCTCAGAAAGATGTTAAAGGCACCTTGGAacaccaacaggaaaaaaaaaaaatctgaggctgGATGAAGACAACACATTGGAGTCAGAGTGGAGCTGACCTGAGGTGCTGGGTGCCCACCCCTCCGGTGGAGCATGGACCTATGTGTAGTGGGCGGGCACTCACTCATTTGCTCAAGTATCCCTTGAGCTTGCCAGAAAACTGGCAAGGTGACAGGAGCAAAacggggagcggggggggggggacggacacGAGGGGTTCTCAGCCCAGTGTGTAGACAAAAGACTTACACTGACCAGAAATCAAAAGGCAGTTATAGGAGACATAGAAACCAGGAAGGGCAGGTGCAGGAGTGAGGGTCGGGGTGAGGGGCATCtaccggggtggggtggggggcatctGCATGAGAAGCAAcaggcagggagaaggagggaaggagggaggagcgaAGAGAGCCGCAACCAGAGGGGTATCCACCTGTGGGATTGTGCCCGGGCCAGGGTGTATCTCTTCTGTGGCACAGGGCTGCAGAGGTAAGGACTGGGCAGAGCCAGGTTCCCAGGCTCATCATGTCCAGCCAGGAAGAGAGTCAAGCTTCCTCCTTCAATGTGGATTTTTCCCCAAGGGGGGACAGAGGGacatcatggtgtgtgtgtgtgtgtgtgtgtgtgtgtgtgtgtgtgtgtgtgtgtgcaaaaggaaaaatgatacCATCCATGGCAGTGTTGGAATTCTGAGCAACAACAGTGCTGATGATGTCACAGGCCTTGAACCAATAGGAGAGCCAGAGCCAGGTTGCTCAGGCTTGGGCGGAGGACAGTTGTGTGTCCCCATAGGAAGGTGCAAACCACTAGGACATGTGAGGCCCGGAAGGCCCTGCTGCTGGTAACTTGGGGAGGGTTTCTGGCTATCAGCTAAGCCTGGGGTCAGATGAATGGTCAGGCTTCCCTCCCACAACtaccctcttttctcccttttctattTGTGACCAATAATAAGTACTTTCTTGCTTCACCAATGACCATGCagctggcatggtggtggtggtattgtgTAGGTAACAGCAGGCAGCCCATGTCAGGAGCGGGTGTGTGGTCCAAGCACTGTTCTTCCTTAGTTCCCAGAAAGCCTGCAGGGGACCTCAGCTGCCTCCTCAccaggctctgggctctgaggTCAGTACAGTCATTCCTGCTCTGGAAaactttcctccttctccacctcctttctctccctccccctccctccctccccgtccCCCTTCCCTTGCGCCCCTGTCCTCCACTTCAGTGAATAGTGCAGCAGCCGAACCAGGAAGTTCTAGCTCTCTGCAAGTGACCAGAGCAGGTCTGGCTTTAGGCATGGGGACTGTCTGCTGCCTGGCTGGCCCCATTATAAACCTACCTGAGGAGTGGAGGTGAGAGTGGGGTGGCGCTCAGACAGGCCTCCTAGCAAAACTACTCAGTGGTGGGCAGCTTGCTCTCCTGGCCATGGCCCCACACAAGGAGGGTGAGGGGGCAAATCTTCCTGTCAGTGTGTGCGAGTGAAGAACTTCCTCTCCTGAGTGAACTCACTGCTTCTGTGCTGACCCACACCTGGAGACGGTAGCCTAAATGCCTCATACCCAGCCTGCCTGGCTCATAGGGCAGTTCTCTCCAGGGGCATGGGGCCTACCAGTGGCTCCTTTTTTACAGAGGTCtagtctgcctgcctccccagcctgcctgcctttctctctcacttaCCTCCCTAGGTGGTTGGTTGCATTGGGTGcgcacactcatatacacactcgCACATGTGTGCTTTGCGGCAGTTGCCAACCTGGGGAAACACAGAGCCCATAGACGGACTTCTGTGAGGGCCACTAGCTCTTTTCGGGAAGGCTCCCAGCACAGACTGTGAAGCACATTTATCGAACACTCACTATGTCCTGACTGTGGGCCTCTCTTACCAATTGTGAGTGAGGTCTTCTCCCATTGCACGGGTAAGGGAGCTGCAgtacagcgggggggggggggggggggggggggcggagaccTGTCAGACACCCTGGGGTCACAGTCTGGGGTCACTCTGTACCTCCTTAAGTTCCCATAGTCAAAGTTCTTCATTAGAGCCATCCAGGAAGACAGGCCACTCTGAGGGACAGGGTGGGGTTGGCtgactccctctcccaccctattTCCAGTGGCTGTGTCTGTCCCCAAGGGGCCACCTCTCCTTCCCTGTGTTTAGGTTTGGCCTCCTGGTAGGAGCTAAAAATACTCTCTCATGTGTTTAGATGATTCTTGGAGGATAAACTTCCCCATCTTGGCTCTCACCTTGCATACTCTCAGGCCCTGTTTCCTGTGGCTCTgatctgactgtgtgtgtgtgggggggggggggaaggtaggACTGGAGGGCCTGCAAGCCCCAGAGTCTCGGGGGTGGTGGAAGAGTCCCTTGTGACCATGGGCTGAGGAGGCAGCTAAGTCACCCGACATCAGGAGATGCCCTTAAGGACACTATCCTCGTGAACGGCGCTCCAGAAAGTGCGCCTGTAGGTGCCAAGCTTAAGATATGTGCACTGGGTGGGAAGAGGCACAGAGGCTCATGGCCCAACTGGCAGGGTTCCAGGCTTTCCCCCAGAGCCTTGAATTATCCATTCGCAGATGGGAGTGAGCTTGGCCCTCCTGTCTAACTGACCTTATCATCCCTGGGCTACGGCCGCTGACCCCTGGGAGGAAGGCCAagcctgtctggggggggggggcatggctCCTGGACCTTCTGCTTTACACACGTCCCAACcggctttgtttgtttatctgagTAGGGACAAAGACTGGACCTCCTGTGACGAAAGAGATGTTGGGGTGGGCACTAGGCAGGCCCTGGGAAGGGCTTCCTCTAAGGGAGAGCCAAAGGACAGATAAGTCTCAAGCTGGTTCCTTCTCTTGCTGCTGGCTTTGCAGGTTGTTTAGAggcacagcacacaggaaggGTTATTGAGTATATATTGGAACGGTCTACTTTCAACAAGATTTAATCTTCCAACAAACACTACTATAGCCTTCAGGCTAGAAACTGGGGAGCCAGGCAGCAGGAGGCCAGCTCAGACCTTTCCTCTAAGGTTCCTAACCATAGGCCAGGTACATTGAAGATGGTAGTGCGGGTACAGGGACAGGCCCGGAGGAGGTTGCTGCCACCCTGGAGCCTAGACACCAGAGACACATGGAGCTGTGGTGGAATCCTTTCTACTAATACTAGCCaagtgagccgggtgtggtggtgcatgcctttaatcccagcactcaggaggcagaggcaggcagatggctgtgagttcgaggccagcctggtctacaaagcgaatccaggacagacagggctacacagagaaaccctgtctagaaaaaaaaaaaagaactacaataacgacaaccaaacccaaaaaactaGCCAAGTGACTTTGGTAACTGAAGTCATCAaacctccatttcctcatctataaaaagGTGACAAAGAAGCTGTGGAGAGAGTCAGGAACGTGCCTGTGTGCAAGCCCAAGAACTGGAGGTAGACCCTCGGCACCCATATCAAAAGCCAGGCTATGGCAGGTCTGGCTTGaaatcccagtgcctgggaggcagaaagcCAGCCTCTCCTAATGGACATGCCCTCTAAAAGAAGGTggtggctgctgagatggcttagttggcaaGTGCTTGCAGAGTCTGAGCCCTCATAACCATATAAGAGGGcaagtgcagtggtgcacgcctgtaatcccagtgccggggaggtggaggcaggcagatccctggatcTTGGTGGCCTTCCAGACTACCCTagctagtgagctccaggttcagtgtgaAACcatggaattcactctgtagactaggctggccttgaactcaaagagacctgcctgcttccgccttccaagtgctggcattaaagatgtgtgccaccatgccaggctgtaaaaccctgtctcataaaaaataaggtggagtgtgattgaggaagacaccttaCATTGACctctctgatctacacacacacacacaccataacacacacacatacatatttaaaaaacagaaaagaggataATCAGTTGATCTCTGGATTCCCACATACCCATTCACTACATGAACCTGTGCACTCCCCCACATGCATACCCCTACACATGtaagcacatgtacatacacacatgattttttttggtctgttttcttCAGAGTAGTGAACCATTAAGCTAAATCCCCaagttcctgttttatttttattttttcttttctttttttttttccttatttgtttgtttgttgttttgttttgttttgtttttcaagcagggtttctttgtgtagccttgactgtcctggactcactttgtaggccaggctggccttgaactcatagcaatccacctgaccatgcctcctcagtgctgtgattaaaggcatgtgccatcacgcccagttttctttctttctttctttctttctttctttttttttttttttgagacagggtttctctgtgtagccctggttatcctggaacttactttgtagatcaggctggcctcaaacgcagagatcctcctgcccctgcctacTATGGAGATTCTGACGGCATTTACCTTAGAAGTTGCTACAAAGATAAAACATAATGTCTGAGCAAGAGAGTGTGTTTAGTATTGATAGTTATTgccattggtttttgtttgtgtgttttacatattttaaaatttataattaattacctttattttatgtacattctgCCTGCTTGTGAAGGTggcacatcccctggaactggagtcacagacacttgtgagctgccatgtaggtgctgggacttgaacccaggtcctttggaagagcatccagtgctcttaaccactgcaccatctctctagtcccctatTAGCATTCTTCCTAGGGAGCGTGCTGAAGGGTAGGCAGGCCCTTCACCTGGGCTTCCAGGGAGCGGCAGGTGGGTGCTGGCTGGTACCTCTCTCTCCCATTCATGGGGGAAACATCCGGAGTCCTAGGGAAGATACTCTCCACTCAAGACAGGGACTCCCAGTTCCTACTTAGGCAAGTGCCCAACCTTAGCCTAGAGTTCACCCTGTGGATCAGGGTGGAGAAGGAACTCCGTGGAGGCCCAGGGAGTCAGGGATGGAGTTTGGCGGAGCCTACTTGTTGGGAGAGGAAAGTTTGCCCTCACTGGGCTGTACCTGCTTTCTCACTGTGGGGATTAGCCAAGCTGGGGCTACTTGCCACATTTCTGCCTTCCTGGAGAGCCACGCCCTCTCCATAGCCTCTTCTCCCTGGCCTTTCCACTGCCCGCCTCTCAGACTTTCAGTCCAAGGCCCGGGCCCATCTATGTAAACAAAGGAAGCCCTACTACCTTTGACTTCAGAGAAACAACTAGGAATTGTTTCAGTGTGTCTCTCACAGCGCACAGGAAATACATCAAAATGTTGTTTCTTGTTTACCTGAAATGTAACTTTAACTAAGGGCCTGCctggtgattcttttttttttttttttttttaacgtgtatacatgtttgtctgtgtgagtggATGCCATCTATGtgtgggaggtcagaagagagtgttgggtaCCTCGGAACTGGAGCTATGCGGGTTGTGAGCTGCTTGGCATGGGTGCTGGAACCCTGTGCTCtgtctctagaagagcagttaaGTCCTCTT includes these proteins:
- the Ca4 gene encoding carbonic anhydrase 4; the encoded protein is MRLFIALLALACAASSSAESHWCYEIQAKEPNSICQGPDLWPGSCQNKNYQSPIDIDTDEAEVDINLKPFTFTGYDQKKTWLVLNDKHSVKILLSDGIYIAGGDLPARYKAEQLHLHWSQEENMGSEHSIDGQHFAMEMHIVHRKETSSADAENSEDKIAVLAFMVEVGNQVNEGFQPLVEALSSISKPNTNTTMEESSLWDMLPKKEKLVHYFRYLGSLTTPECDETVIWTVFQDPIKLHKDQFLEFSKELYYDQEQKLNMKDNVRPLQQLGDRQVFKSRAPGQLPSLPLMALVVPTLTCLVVSFLQ